CGCTGCCGGGCCGGGTCGATACCCGATCGGCACGTCGATTGCCGTTCGACATCGGAAGCTCGTCGACCGCGGTTCCCACGACGCGGCCGTGACGATCGCTCCAACTGCGGCAACCGAACGGAGATCGACATGCTGAACTACGCCATCCTCTTTCTCATCATCGCCATCGTTGCCGCCGTGTTCGGGTTCGGAGGCATCGCTGCCGGTGCCGTCGAAATCGCAAAGATCCTGTTCTTCGTCTTTCTCGCCCTCTTTCTGATATCGCTGGTGGTGGGCTTCCTGAAACGCTGAGCTTGCCCGGCGCACCGGACCGGGTGCAGCCGGCGACAGCAACGCGGCCCGGATCGATCCGGGTTGTGGGTAATATGCACGGACCCACCTCGCCGCCGCCTCCCGCGCGCCATGCTGCTTACCGTCGTGCTGACTGCCGTCGCGACCCTGCTCGTCGTCCTGGTCGCGCTCAATTTCATCACGCACGAAAAGAAGATCGAGAAGCGCATCGCGCGGCTCTATGCCAGCGACGACCCGCAGTTTCCCCGAACCATGGGCGTGATGCTCGGGCCCGCCATCGTCGATGGCAACCGCGTGCAGACGCTGAACAACGGC
The Betaproteobacteria bacterium genome window above contains:
- a CDS encoding DUF1328 domain-containing protein; the encoded protein is MLNYAILFLIIAIVAAVFGFGGIAAGAVEIAKILFFVFLALFLISLVVGFLKR